In Elaeis guineensis isolate ETL-2024a chromosome 1, EG11, whole genome shotgun sequence, a genomic segment contains:
- the LOC140855789 gene encoding uncharacterized protein translates to MSFTKCRNTVLKGRHEVRAHLIRNGIVKSYKHWVYHGETIEENLEECNANSRDNLDEEENTDYDDLIGMVHDACAFINTDVERDDVNEGYEPQEPNPEAATFYRLLKDADKNLYPGCDKVSKLSFAVKLLHLKCSNNWSDTLMDKLLKVFKEVLPNGALVPNSFYEAKKLIQDLGLEHIKIDACLNDCVIYWGEHANAIVCPVCNLSRWKYQGRTRNIPHKILHYFPLKPRLQRLYMSKITAKDMRWHEEKRINDGILRHPADSFTWKSFDDKYKSFSADPRSVRLGLASDGFQPFGNMSTPHSIWPVVLIPYNLPPWQCMKDPYFMMTLLIPGPKCPENDIDVYLQPLIEELKELWDIGVETYDAHTRQNFNLHAAVLWTINDFLVYGNLSGWMSKGKLACPCCHKDTCSLSIRSKICYMGHHRFLPKNHSWRRNKRSFDGKCEYRDAPKVLTGDDVLDQLRKLKKITFGKGQKRKHDDFNDVYNWRKKSIFFQLLYWKDLKLCNNLDVMHIVRNISSNILGIMLDIKGKTKDTLKGRFDLVDMNIRHNLHPYIENGKLKMPVASYTLSPQEKIAFCNFLSNLRVPDGFSSNISRCVNINEKKISGLKCHDHHILLQQILPVAIRGLLPKFVCEPLIELSNFFRNLCSKSLKVQDLKQLEEDIVMTLCKLETIFPPAFFDIMIHLPIHLASEAKIGGPVQYRWMYPVERYLNSVETKFNRVPRNDDGATSYQGLSIFAKDGCAKGAFKSYELNAHEFTQAQAYVLRNCEEVWPYIEEHKKELEEVSSRNVLARHHKEFPVWFYERVSKLKARGKASEDLLSLAVGPFKIVHRYGTYIVNRFRFHARDRVIRRKSQNSGVLVKADDTSADKEYYGVLEDIFELLYVGNKKVVLFKCHWWDVGRLGRGYRIDNYGYISINIHGSLNTNEPFVLASQAQQVFYVEDLVDSNWLVVVKTYPRDAYDVPSVDNDADDDDDDDSLIEDDVYQQEEQEQNFQYGQVMNNDELIGVLHRDDLQPQSFSPNNDTNRENLTLDDFINDDEIEKEAESETDDDQNNHDEYSSDEYSPDD, encoded by the exons ATGTCCTTTACTAAGTGTAGAAATACAGTCCTTAAGGGCCGACATGAAGTGAGGGCTCACTTGATCCGAAATGGAATTGTGAAAAGTTATAAACATTGGGTTTATCATGGTGAGACAATTGAGGAAAATTTAGAGGAATGCAATGCTAATAGTAGAGACAATTTAGATGAGGAAGAAAATACAGATTATGATGACTTAATTGGAATGGTTCATGATGCATgtgctttcataaatactgatgtTGAAAGAGATGATGTGAATGAAGGATATGAACCCCAAGAACCAAATCCGGAAGCAGCAACCTTTTACAGGTTGCTTAAAGATGCCGATAAAAATTTGTATCCTGGATGTGACAAGGTCTCCAAATTATCCTTTGCTGTGAAGTTActccatttaaaatgttcaaataattggaGTGATACATTAATGGATAAGTTGCTGAAGGTTTTTAAGGAAGTTCTTCCAAATGGTGCCTTAGTTCCAAACTCATTTTATGAAGCTAAGAAGCTTATTCAGGATTTGGGACTTGAACATATAAAAATAGATGCATGCTTGAATGATTGTGTTATATATTGGGGAGAGCATGCCAATGCAATCGTATGTCCTGTATGTAACTTATCCCGCTGGAAATATCAAGGCAGAACGCGCAATATCCCTCAcaaaattttacattattttcCTTTGAAACCAAGACTCCAGAGGTTGTATATGTCTAAAATCACTGCAAAGGACATGAGATGGCATGAGGAGAAAAGGATAAATGATGGCATATTAAGACATCCAGCTGACTCATTCACTTGGAAATCCTTTGATGATAAGTACAAGTCCTTTTCTGCAGATCCTCGGAGTGTTAGGCTTGGTCTTGCAAGTGATGGCTTCCAACCATTTGGAAATATGTCTACCCCTCATAGTATATGGCCAGTTGTGTTGATTCCATATAATTTACCTCCATGGCAGTGTATGaaagatccttattttatgatgaCACTTCTTATTCCAGGTCCTAAGTGCCCCGAAAATGACATTGATGTGTATCTACAGCCTTTAATTGAAGAGTTGAAGGAGTTATGGGATATAGGAGTAGAGACATATGATGCTCATACACGACAAAATTTCAACTTACATGCTGCTGTCctttggactattaatgattttctcgTATATGGTAATTTGTCTGGATGGATGTCTAAAGGAAAACTAGCTTGTCCTTGTTGCCACAAAGACACTTGCTCTCTTTCAATACGAAGTAAGATTTGTTACATGGGGCATCATCGGTTCTTACCCAAAAATCATTCATGGCGACGTAATAAAAGATCTTTTGATGGAAAATGTGAATATAGAGATGCACCTAAGGTACTAACTGGTGATGATGTGTTGGATCAGCTgcgtaagttaaaaaaaattacttttggaAAGGGTCAAAAGCGTAAGCATGATGATTTTAACGATGTTTACAATTGGAGGAAGAAGAGTATATTCTTTCAATTGCTTTATTGGAAGGATCTGAAATTGTGCAATAATCTTGATGTGATGCATATTGTGAGAAACATTTCTTCTAACATTTTAGGAATTATGCTGGATATAAAAGGAAAGACAAAAGATACATTGAAGGGCCGTTTTGACCTTGTAGATATGAACATTAGGCACAATCTTCATCCTTATATTGAAAATGGTAAATTGAAGATGCCAGTTGCAAGTTATACATTATCCCCACAAGAGAAGATAGCCTTTTGCAATTTCTTATCTAATCTAAGGGTCCCTGATGGATTCTCTTCTAACATATCAAGATGTGTGAATataaatgagaagaagatttctGGCTTAAAGTGCCATGACCATCATATCCTTTTGCAGCAAATACTTCCAGTTGCCATTCGGGGATTATTGCCTAAGTTTGTTTGTGAGCCATTGATTGAGCTAAGTAACTTCTTTAGAAACTTATGCTCAAAGTCGTTAAAAGTTCAAGATCTAAAACAGTTAGAGGAAGACATTGTTATGACTCTGTGTAAACTTGAAACAATATTCCCACCAGCTTTCTTTGATATTATGATTCATTTACCAATTCACTTGGCAAGCGAGGCTAAAATTGGTGGACCGGTCcaatatagatggatgtatccagtTGAAAG gtatttgaatagtgttgaaaCAAAATTTAATCGAGTCCCACGAAATGACGATGGAGCTACTTCATACCAAGGACTATCAATCTTTGCCAAAGATGGCTGTGCAAAAGGAGCTTTTAAGTCTTATGAGCTTAATGCTCATGAGTTTACACAAGCTCAAGCATATGTTCTTCGAAACTGTGAGGAAGTTTGGCCATATATTGA GGAGCATAAAAAAGAATTGGAAGAGGTGAGCTCAAGAAATGTCCTGGCTAGACATCACAAGGAATTTCCAGTTTGGTTTTATGAACGT GTTTCAAAGCTTAAAGCTAGAGGCAAAGCAAGTGAAGATCTTCTAAGCTTGGCTGTTGGACCGTTCAAAATAGTTCATAGATATGGAACTTACATTGTCAATAGATTCAGATTTCATGCAAGAGATCGTGTAATTAGGCGAAAAAGTCAGAATAGTGGAGTGCTTGTAAAAGCAGATGATACATCTGCTGATAAAGAATACTATGGAGTGTTGGAAGATATTTTTGAATTGTTGTATGTGGGAAATAAAAAAGTAGTTCTTTTCAAATGTCACTGGTGGGATGTTGGCCGATTGGGACGAGGATATAGGATTGACAACTATGGATATATAAGCATAAATATCCATGGATCTTTGAACACCAATGAGCCTTTTGTGTTGGCTTCTCAAGCTCAACAAGTGTTCTATGTAGAAGATTTAGTTGATAGCAATTGGCTTGTTGTGGTAAAAACTTATCCACGTGATGCTTATGATGTGCCATCTGTAGATAATGAtgcagatgatgatgatgatgatgatagtttGATCGAAGATGATGTCTACCAACAAGAGGAACAAGAACAAAATTTTCAATATGGCCAAGTCATGAACAATGATGAGTTGATAGGAGTGCTACATCGAGATGATCTTCAACCACAAAGCTTTTCACCCAACAATGACACAAATAGAGAGAATCTGACATTAGATGATTTTattaatgatgatgagatagaaaaaGAAGCTGAAAGTGAAACAGATGATGATCAAAACAACCATGATGAATATAGTTCTGATGAATATAGTCCTGATGATTAG